A window of Lujinxingia sediminis contains these coding sequences:
- the recD2 gene encoding SF1B family DNA helicase RecD2, translating to MRGNSEELERLRGELKRVRFASEDGEFAVCDLVVPERVMPVTIVGNILATRPGETVEVWGRWRDDPRFGRQFAIERLEAVLPSTRQGVERYLASDLIEGIGPTLARRIVAHFGEATLEILDAAPQRVQEVEGIGKKRAARITASWEEGRLIHKIMVFLRSHGVSNANAVRIYRTFGAQAVEVIQQNPYELAEAIFGIGFKSADRIAMKTGIEPTALARLRAGLLHTLGEASSEGHMYLPWAMLRERAAALLEVGEHLLADALEVLRQEERVSVEATGAGEARVYAAGALALEERAARLLRRLLQSPGLVGSPDDQALAGVEAGLGVALAALQRQAVRSVFEHKVSVITGGPGTGKTTIVQTICELAELLGRRVTLAAPTGRAARRLGETTGRVATTVHRMLEYSFHAGGFQRDEERPLETDLLIVDEASMVDTYLLAALAGALPASASLVLVGDIDQLPSVGPGQVLRDVIESGVAGVTRLTEIFRQAEASTIVINAHRINAGKMPVVPARSPGELVDFYTINAEEPARAHERIVELVSERMPRAFGLDPLQDVQILAPMHRGDVGCSRLNAALQEAFYQGGPQLVRGQRRFCLGDRVMQTRNNYEAEVFNGDVGQVVAVDPEDNQLRVRFEEREVTYDRANLDELVLAYAITVHKSQGSEYRAVVLPMSTQHYMMLQRNLLYTAVTRARELVVVVGSEEAVRLALKNDRASERYTQLARRLRGDTV from the coding sequence TTGAGGGGCAACTCGGAGGAGCTGGAGCGGCTGCGCGGCGAGTTAAAGCGCGTGCGTTTCGCCAGCGAAGACGGGGAGTTTGCCGTCTGCGACCTGGTCGTGCCCGAGCGGGTGATGCCGGTGACGATCGTCGGCAACATTCTGGCCACGCGCCCCGGAGAGACGGTCGAGGTGTGGGGACGTTGGCGCGACGACCCGCGTTTTGGGCGTCAGTTTGCCATTGAACGCCTGGAGGCGGTGTTGCCCTCGACGCGTCAGGGGGTGGAGCGTTATCTGGCCAGCGATCTCATTGAGGGCATCGGCCCGACGTTGGCCCGGCGCATCGTGGCGCATTTTGGCGAGGCGACGCTGGAGATTCTCGACGCCGCGCCGCAGCGGGTTCAAGAGGTTGAGGGCATCGGCAAAAAACGCGCCGCGCGCATTACGGCCTCCTGGGAGGAGGGGCGGTTGATCCACAAGATCATGGTGTTCCTGCGCTCGCACGGCGTCTCCAATGCCAACGCGGTGCGCATCTATCGCACCTTTGGGGCGCAGGCGGTCGAGGTGATCCAGCAGAACCCCTATGAGCTGGCCGAGGCGATCTTCGGGATCGGCTTTAAGAGCGCCGATCGCATCGCGATGAAGACCGGGATCGAACCCACAGCCCTGGCGCGCCTGCGCGCCGGGCTCTTGCACACGCTGGGTGAGGCGTCGAGTGAGGGGCATATGTATCTGCCCTGGGCGATGTTGCGCGAGCGCGCCGCCGCACTGCTGGAGGTGGGTGAGCATCTTCTGGCGGACGCGCTCGAGGTGTTGCGTCAGGAGGAGCGCGTCAGCGTGGAGGCCACCGGTGCCGGGGAGGCGCGCGTGTATGCGGCCGGCGCGCTGGCCCTTGAGGAGCGTGCGGCGCGCCTTCTTCGACGCCTTCTCCAGTCGCCCGGGTTGGTCGGGAGCCCCGATGATCAGGCACTGGCCGGGGTGGAGGCGGGCCTGGGCGTGGCGCTCGCCGCGCTACAGCGTCAGGCTGTGCGCTCGGTCTTTGAACATAAAGTGTCGGTGATCACCGGCGGTCCGGGGACCGGTAAGACCACGATCGTGCAGACGATCTGTGAGCTGGCCGAGCTGCTCGGCCGGAGGGTCACCCTGGCCGCGCCCACCGGACGCGCGGCGCGTCGCCTTGGCGAGACGACCGGCCGGGTGGCCACCACGGTACACCGGATGCTGGAGTACAGCTTTCATGCCGGCGGGTTTCAACGCGATGAGGAGCGACCGCTGGAGACGGATCTTCTGATCGTGGATGAGGCCTCGATGGTCGATACCTACTTGCTTGCGGCGCTGGCCGGGGCGCTGCCCGCCAGCGCCAGCCTGGTGCTCGTGGGGGATATCGATCAGCTCCCCAGCGTGGGCCCCGGCCAGGTCTTGCGCGATGTCATTGAGAGCGGCGTGGCCGGCGTCACGCGCCTCACGGAGATCTTCCGCCAGGCCGAGGCCTCCACCATCGTGATCAACGCCCACCGCATCAACGCCGGGAAGATGCCCGTGGTGCCGGCGCGCTCGCCGGGGGAGCTGGTCGACTTTTATACGATTAACGCCGAGGAGCCTGCCCGGGCTCACGAGCGCATCGTGGAGCTTGTAAGCGAGCGTATGCCCCGGGCCTTCGGCCTCGATCCCTTGCAGGATGTGCAGATTCTGGCACCGATGCACCGTGGTGATGTCGGCTGCTCGCGGCTGAACGCTGCTTTGCAGGAGGCCTTCTATCAGGGAGGCCCGCAACTTGTGCGCGGTCAGCGCCGCTTCTGTCTGGGCGATCGGGTGATGCAGACCCGCAACAACTATGAAGCCGAGGTCTTTAACGGAGACGTCGGCCAGGTAGTGGCCGTCGATCCCGAAGATAATCAGCTGCGCGTGCGCTTTGAGGAGCGCGAGGTTACCTACGACCGGGCCAACCTCGATGAGTTGGTGCTGGCCTATGCGATCACGGTGCACAAGAGCCAGGGCTCGGAGTACCGTGCGGTGGTGCTGCCGATGTCCACGCAGCATTATATGATGTTGCAGCGCAACCTGCTCTACACCGCGGTGACCCGGGCTCGGGAGCTGGTGGTGGTGGTGGGCAGTGAGGAAGCGGTGCGGCTGGCGCTCAAGAACGACCGCGCCTCAGAGCGCTACACGCAGCTTGCGCGGCGACTCCGAGGCGACACGGTCTAG